A stretch of Cyanobacterium sp. HL-69 DNA encodes these proteins:
- a CDS encoding Aminotransferase, with protein sequence MGFMNNLNIPFVDLSWQNEPLMGQIDVSIRDVMGRGDFILGKEVREFEASFAQACGVGYGIGVGSGTDAIALGLRACGIVEGDEILVPANTFIATVIGVILAGAKPVLVDCDINTALIDLESAQKAVTKKTKAILPVHLYGQMVSPQKLQDFAQSNNLIIFEDSAQAHLAQREGKTAGSIGLASAFSFYPSKNLGAFGNGGMVVTNNEEIAQKVRSLRNYGAPKKYYHTEFGINSRLNTVQGAVLKIKLPHLQKWNDWRNQAGAKYDQLLQPLAQYGITPIKNVVGKGHIYHLYVINIKPSEVYDRNVIQNKLNKIGIETGIHYPIPCHLQPAYGYLGYQEGDFPNAESLCDNILSLPMYPGIKDEQLQMVSDKIKEIIISG encoded by the coding sequence ATGGGCTTCATGAATAATCTAAATATTCCCTTTGTGGATTTGTCTTGGCAAAATGAGCCTTTGATGGGGCAAATTGATGTAAGTATTCGGGATGTGATGGGACGAGGGGATTTTATTTTGGGTAAGGAGGTAAGGGAGTTTGAGGCTAGTTTTGCGCAGGCTTGTGGTGTGGGTTATGGCATTGGGGTTGGTAGTGGTACAGATGCGATCGCCCTTGGACTCAGAGCTTGTGGTATTGTGGAGGGGGATGAGATACTTGTTCCAGCTAATACCTTCATCGCTACGGTTATCGGGGTAATCTTGGCAGGGGCAAAACCTGTATTAGTGGATTGTGATATTAACACCGCCCTCATTGATTTAGAATCGGCACAAAAAGCCGTTACCAAGAAGACAAAAGCTATATTGCCAGTGCATTTGTATGGGCAGATGGTATCACCCCAAAAATTACAAGACTTTGCCCAGAGTAATAATTTAATCATCTTTGAAGATAGCGCCCAAGCCCACCTTGCCCAACGGGAAGGAAAAACAGCAGGAAGTATTGGTTTAGCTAGTGCTTTTAGTTTTTATCCGAGTAAAAATTTAGGGGCTTTTGGTAATGGGGGCATGGTGGTTACAAATAACGAAGAAATCGCCCAAAAAGTACGCAGTCTCAGAAATTACGGTGCGCCTAAAAAATATTATCACACGGAATTTGGAATCAATAGCCGTTTAAATACTGTGCAGGGGGCGGTATTAAAAATTAAATTACCCCATTTACAAAAATGGAATGATTGGCGCAATCAAGCGGGGGCAAAATATGACCAACTTTTACAACCCTTGGCGCAATATGGCATCACTCCCATTAAAAATGTGGTGGGTAAGGGGCATATTTATCATCTGTATGTTATTAATATAAAACCTTCTGAGGTTTATGATCGCAATGTAATTCAGAATAAGTTAAATAAAATAGGTATTGAAACGGGTATCCATTACCCTATTCCTTGTCATTTACAACCTGCCTATGGTTATTTGGGTTATCAAGAAGGGGATTTTCCTAATGCCGAAAGTCTTTGTGATAATATTCTTTCTTTGCCTATGTATCCTGGTATTAAGGATGAACAGTTGCAGATGGTATCAGATAAAATTAAAGAGATAATTATAAGTGGTTAG
- a CDS encoding putative reductase: MKISIIIASNNKNLALAKQIEKIAVDMGNKTQIIDLVQEDLPLYTPANQEKLGIPEKIKQLNQTITNTEGMIFVAPEYNGGIPPSLTSAIAWLSVSSDDWRGCFNGKPAAIATHSGGGGQYVLLAMRTQLSYIGMNVVGRSILTNGNKAFNPESAQEVIKQLVRWGN; this comes from the coding sequence ATGAAAATTTCCATTATTATAGCTAGTAATAATAAAAATTTAGCCTTAGCAAAACAAATCGAAAAAATTGCTGTGGATATGGGTAATAAAACCCAGATTATTGATTTAGTACAGGAAGATTTGCCCCTCTATACCCCCGCTAATCAAGAAAAATTGGGTATTCCAGAGAAAATAAAACAACTCAATCAAACCATTACAAATACTGAAGGAATGATATTTGTGGCGCCTGAATATAATGGGGGTATTCCTCCTAGTTTAACAAGTGCGATCGCATGGTTGAGCGTTAGTTCAGATGATTGGCGAGGATGCTTTAATGGTAAACCAGCGGCCATTGCCACCCATAGCGGAGGAGGAGGGCAATATGTACTACTCGCCATGAGGACTCAGTTATCATACATTGGCATGAATGTAGTGGGAAGATCAATTTTAACCAATGGAAATAAAGCCTTTAATCCCGAATCTGCCCAAGAGGTAATCAAGCAATTAGTACGCTGGGGAAATTAA
- a CDS encoding Thymidylate kinase, whose product MPNHLLHAQSLYLRKHAHNPIDWYSWGEEALSRAKQEQKPIFLSIGYSSCHWCTVMEGEAFSDSAIALYLNNNFIAIKVDREERPDIDSIYMQALQMMTGQGGWPLNIFLTPDDLVPFYGGTYFPLEPRYGRPGFLQILESIHNFYHQQTEKLNALKQEIVGILEKNSNLKPNPGNHLNPKLLSQGLEKNSKILARNEYGSPRFPMMPYSNTTLVGIHTLSPENANKAHELCIQRGIDLVNGGIYDHVGGGFHRYTVDSTWTVPHFEKMLYDNGLIMEFLANLWSSGTEKTQYRVACEGTLAWLEREMSAPEGYFYSAQDADNFPNIQDEEPEEGDFYVWHYLDLQQILSHEELIAFQEVFTISNEGNFEGKNVLQKHPDKPITPLVKTALDKLFTMRYGQKPDKLTTFAPARNNDEAKSLEWLGRIPPVTDTKMIVAWNSLMISGLARAYGVFGDSKYLDLAETAVKFILKNQWENQRLHRLNYGNKVSTLAQSEDYAFLIKALLDLQQNSLNAGNYWLEKAIKVQEEFDHYCYDQEDGGYYNNAHDNSNDLLIKEKGYIDNATPSPNGVAVANLVRLGLMTDNLKYFDKAEKTLKIFSEKMTDSPVSCPSLFMGLKWFLDGSSVKSNVQLLEDLNKLYLPNYVPCISKDIPDNSVGLVCRGLSCLEPAVTKEQIIEQVSITGGI is encoded by the coding sequence ATGCCGAATCATCTTCTCCATGCCCAAAGCCTTTACTTGCGCAAACACGCTCATAACCCCATTGACTGGTATTCTTGGGGAGAAGAAGCCCTGAGTAGGGCAAAACAGGAGCAAAAACCTATTTTTCTTTCCATTGGTTATTCTAGTTGTCATTGGTGTACGGTGATGGAGGGTGAGGCTTTTTCTGACAGTGCGATCGCACTTTACCTAAACAATAATTTTATCGCCATCAAAGTAGATAGAGAAGAGCGCCCCGACATCGACAGCATTTATATGCAAGCCCTACAAATGATGACAGGGCAAGGAGGATGGCCCCTCAATATCTTCCTTACCCCCGATGACTTAGTACCCTTTTATGGTGGCACATATTTCCCCCTCGAACCCCGTTACGGGCGCCCCGGCTTCCTCCAAATCCTCGAATCCATCCACAACTTTTATCATCAACAAACCGAAAAACTCAACGCCCTTAAACAAGAAATAGTCGGCATTCTTGAAAAGAATAGTAACCTCAAACCCAATCCAGGCAATCACCTTAACCCCAAACTCCTCAGCCAAGGACTAGAAAAAAATAGCAAAATTTTAGCCCGTAACGAATACGGTAGCCCTCGTTTTCCCATGATGCCCTATAGCAACACCACCCTAGTAGGTATCCATACCCTTTCCCCCGAAAATGCCAACAAAGCCCATGAACTGTGCATCCAAAGGGGTATAGACTTAGTAAATGGCGGAATTTATGACCATGTGGGCGGAGGATTTCATCGTTATACCGTGGACTCTACATGGACAGTTCCCCACTTTGAAAAAATGCTCTATGATAATGGTTTAATCATGGAATTCCTTGCCAACCTTTGGAGTAGTGGCACAGAAAAAACCCAATATCGGGTTGCCTGTGAAGGCACACTGGCTTGGCTAGAAAGGGAAATGAGCGCTCCCGAAGGCTACTTTTACAGCGCCCAAGATGCCGATAACTTCCCCAATATTCAAGATGAAGAGCCCGAAGAAGGAGATTTCTATGTTTGGCATTACCTCGATTTGCAACAAATTCTTAGTCATGAAGAATTAATTGCCTTTCAGGAAGTATTCACCATCAGCAATGAGGGCAACTTTGAAGGGAAAAACGTCTTACAAAAACATCCTGACAAACCCATCACCCCCCTAGTTAAAACCGCCCTCGATAAACTTTTCACCATGCGCTATGGGCAAAAACCAGATAAATTAACCACCTTTGCCCCTGCCCGTAACAATGACGAAGCCAAATCCCTAGAATGGTTGGGGCGTATTCCCCCTGTCACCGATACAAAAATGATTGTAGCATGGAATAGTTTGATGATTTCAGGATTAGCAAGGGCTTATGGAGTTTTTGGAGATAGTAAGTATTTAGATTTAGCGGAAACTGCTGTTAAATTTATCCTCAAAAATCAATGGGAAAATCAAAGATTACACCGTTTAAATTATGGTAATAAAGTTAGTACATTGGCTCAATCAGAAGACTATGCTTTTTTGATTAAAGCCCTCCTAGATTTACAACAAAATTCTCTCAATGCAGGAAATTATTGGTTAGAAAAAGCTATCAAAGTACAAGAAGAATTTGACCATTATTGTTATGATCAAGAGGATGGTGGATATTATAACAATGCCCATGATAATAGTAACGATTTACTGATCAAAGAAAAGGGTTATATCGATAATGCAACCCCTTCTCCTAACGGTGTAGCTGTAGCTAATCTCGTTAGATTAGGATTAATGACTGATAATTTAAAATATTTTGATAAGGCAGAAAAAACCCTAAAGATATTCTCCGAAAAAATGACTGATTCTCCCGTTAGTTGTCCTAGTTTATTTATGGGTTTAAAATGGTTTTTAGATGGTAGTAGTGTCAAAAGTAATGTGCAACTTTTAGAAGATTTAAATAAATTATATCTACCTAATTATGTTCCTTGTATTAGTAAAGATATTCCTGATAATAGTGTTGGTTTGGTATGTCGTGGTTTATCATGTTTAGAACCAGCTGTGACGAAGGAACAAATTATCGAGCAAGTAAGTATTACAGGGGGTATATAA
- the ftsW gene encoding cell division protein FtsW — MFHHLIPFYDNEVEKWCFEARLIRWLTFIWLSLGLVILFSASYPVSLTNNGNGWYIFSRQAIWIYLGLIMGKIVYRMPIKQILKFAPYGYGFVLILVLATIFGLGVNVNGAERWLSLGPIQIQPSELLKPLIVIQSAYVFGTWDRKTWWFKGFWLLIFGVSLVAILVQPNLSTTALCGMTFWLIALAAGVPLAQLFGVAILGLVMAFISVNNNEYQMKRITSFRDPWADARGDGYQLVQSIIAIGSGRLSGLGFGMSQQKLFYLPFQDTDFIFAVFGEEFGFIGAIALLLFLGTYATMGLIVVLKSSHPINKLIALGSIVMLIGQSLINMGVAVGVLPTTGVPFPMLSYGGSSVLSSILLASLLVRVAIEVEPEEAIISTYNQELSPEK; from the coding sequence ATGTTCCATCATTTGATTCCCTTTTATGATAACGAAGTTGAAAAGTGGTGCTTTGAGGCAAGACTGATACGATGGCTAACTTTTATCTGGTTGTCCTTGGGATTAGTGATTTTGTTTTCCGCTTCTTATCCTGTTTCTCTTACCAATAATGGTAATGGATGGTACATTTTTTCTCGACAGGCTATATGGATTTATCTGGGTTTGATAATGGGCAAAATCGTTTATAGAATGCCCATCAAACAAATTTTAAAATTTGCACCCTATGGTTATGGTTTTGTCTTAATACTTGTATTGGCAACCATTTTTGGCTTGGGGGTAAATGTTAATGGTGCGGAAAGATGGTTAAGTTTAGGCCCTATTCAAATCCAACCCTCAGAGCTTTTAAAACCCTTAATCGTAATACAAAGTGCCTATGTTTTTGGTACATGGGATCGCAAAACATGGTGGTTTAAAGGGTTTTGGTTGTTAATATTTGGCGTTAGTTTAGTGGCGATTTTGGTTCAACCAAATTTAAGTACCACTGCCCTATGTGGTATGACTTTTTGGTTAATTGCGTTGGCGGCAGGAGTGCCTTTAGCTCAATTATTTGGAGTAGCTATTTTGGGGCTGGTGATGGCTTTTATTAGTGTAAATAATAATGAGTATCAAATGAAGAGGATAACATCTTTTCGTGACCCTTGGGCCGATGCTAGGGGAGATGGTTATCAATTAGTGCAAAGTATTATTGCCATTGGCTCTGGAAGGCTTTCCGGGTTAGGATTTGGAATGTCTCAACAAAAGTTATTTTATCTTCCTTTTCAGGATACTGATTTTATTTTTGCTGTTTTTGGAGAAGAATTTGGTTTTATCGGTGCGATCGCCCTTCTCCTCTTTTTAGGGACTTATGCTACCATGGGCTTGATTGTGGTACTAAAATCTAGCCACCCCATTAATAAACTAATAGCCCTAGGCTCTATAGTAATGCTCATTGGTCAATCCCTGATAAACATGGGAGTAGCCGTCGGTGTATTACCCACCACAGGGGTACCCTTCCCTATGCTAAGTTATGGAGGAAGCTCAGTATTAAGTAGTATCTTACTCGCATCCCTTTTAGTTCGAGTAGCCATAGAAGTCGAACCAGAAGAAGCCATAATTTCTACCTACAATCAAGAATTAAGCCCAGAAAAATAG
- a CDS encoding Hsp70 famiky cation channel-forming heat shock protein produces MAIAIDFGTSNTVIAKFDPDTQTTEVIKLPKIAQQTAINPELIPSLVYVKDAQNKDLLIGQKVRDNGLDIGNNQRFFKNFKRGIGSNIQGFLPQLDEQNITFEQVGEWFLSGILKELSEKPDSLIITVPVDSFESYRNWLTEVCQKWEIEQVRIIDEPTAAALGYETQDDDFILVVDFGGGTIDFSLVQLELGKSNQAQGFILKWGEKVLGKSSAQKNKVAKVIAKAGMNLGGADLDNWLMDYFHKEKDIPKSSLISRLAERIKIKLSEEETAEEVYFNDRTLETYELSLDRKSFEQILNENQFFEQLDNLINNLLQQAQRNGVVRENIDKVLLVGGGSQIPALQTWLQQYFNPEKIKCDRPFSAIAMGALKIEQGLQVKDFLYHSYGIRYWNRRKSRHDWHTIIPSGQPYPMGNPIPLYLGASVENQPSIELIIGELGQETTSTEVYFDGDRIVTKQVSNGNTTVQPLNDKEGGRNIAPLNPVGTPGSDRIKVLFIVDEQCTLKITVEDLLTNETLLDNCAVAQLS; encoded by the coding sequence ATGGCGATCGCAATTGATTTTGGTACAAGTAATACGGTTATCGCAAAATTTGATCCTGATACCCAAACAACAGAAGTAATTAAACTACCAAAAATTGCTCAACAAACTGCTATTAATCCAGAATTAATTCCTAGTTTAGTATATGTTAAAGATGCCCAAAATAAAGATTTATTAATAGGGCAAAAAGTAAGAGATAATGGTTTAGATATTGGTAATAATCAACGATTTTTTAAAAATTTCAAAAGGGGTATTGGTTCCAATATTCAAGGTTTTTTACCCCAATTAGACGAACAGAATATTACCTTTGAACAAGTAGGAGAATGGTTCTTATCGGGGATATTAAAAGAGTTGTCAGAAAAGCCAGATTCATTAATTATTACTGTGCCTGTAGATAGTTTTGAAAGTTATCGTAATTGGTTGACAGAGGTATGTCAGAAGTGGGAAATTGAGCAGGTAAGAATTATTGATGAACCTACCGCAGCAGCTTTGGGCTATGAAACCCAAGATGATGATTTTATTTTAGTGGTAGATTTTGGGGGAGGAACTATTGATTTTTCTTTAGTACAATTAGAGTTAGGAAAAAGTAACCAAGCCCAAGGATTTATTTTGAAATGGGGCGAAAAGGTATTAGGTAAAAGCTCGGCTCAAAAAAATAAAGTTGCCAAAGTAATTGCTAAGGCTGGAATGAATTTAGGGGGTGCTGATTTAGATAACTGGTTGATGGATTATTTCCACAAGGAAAAAGATATACCTAAATCAAGTTTAATTAGTCGATTGGCTGAGAGGATAAAAATTAAATTATCTGAGGAAGAAACTGCTGAAGAAGTTTATTTTAATGATCGCACTTTAGAAACCTATGAGTTATCTTTAGATAGGAAAAGTTTTGAGCAAATATTAAACGAAAATCAATTTTTTGAGCAATTAGATAATCTCATTAATAACCTTTTACAACAAGCCCAACGAAATGGAGTAGTTAGAGAAAATATCGATAAAGTGCTATTGGTGGGGGGTGGTAGTCAAATTCCAGCCCTACAAACTTGGTTACAACAATATTTTAACCCAGAAAAGATAAAGTGCGATCGCCCCTTTTCCGCCATTGCCATGGGTGCATTAAAAATCGAACAAGGCTTACAAGTAAAAGACTTTCTTTACCATAGCTACGGTATCCGTTACTGGAATCGCCGTAAAAGTCGCCATGACTGGCATACCATTATCCCCAGTGGGCAACCCTACCCCATGGGCAATCCTATCCCCCTATACCTTGGGGCATCGGTGGAAAACCAACCTAGTATTGAATTAATTATCGGGGAATTGGGGCAGGAAACCACTAGCACCGAAGTTTATTTTGATGGCGATCGCATTGTAACAAAACAAGTAAGCAATGGTAATACAACCGTGCAACCCCTTAATGATAAAGAAGGGGGAAGAAACATCGCCCCTTTAAATCCTGTGGGTACCCCTGGGAGCGATCGAATTAAGGTATTATTTATCGTAGATGAACAATGTACCCTCAAAATCACCGTGGAAGACTTGTTAACGAACGAAACCTTACTTGATAACTGTGCCGTTGCGCAACTTAGTTAA
- a CDS encoding Myosin heavy chain-like protein — protein sequence MTSAYVLIFAVLILGGLIAALGDRIGTKVGKARLRLFNLRPKQTAIVVSIVTGISISASTLGILFALSASLRQGIFQLDEILNRRREVEEELAQVTEEKSRVAKDLEEAQQRQEEARNILLSTEQELTDTQELLDEIYEQTQSLAAEVQAIEQERATLLEEKNNIQEESVALQTQIREKDQELSLRLDEISEQEKVLALQSTTLQELQKQQQDLRAEIQFRDRQISSLDSAIAQRDQTLTEKEELLSQLERDRKFFEREIQVLEQYYRTYQDLRERPIALVRGQLITITLVKVEDNTNLEELIDGVLNEANRGAMRILGYGEESSSRRFVQISTAQVEQMRSQLTKKGEYLIQILAAGNYVQGEEAVRIFTDVSPNETVYQKNEIIALSAIESDDISNNNVQEKLDFLLSVTQFRARQQGVLGRIVIGDGQLISLVNFIQELEGSNQGVDEIRAVASNTTYSSGPLQVNLLVMYQGQEIMRL from the coding sequence ATGACCAGTGCTTATGTACTAATTTTTGCGGTGTTAATATTGGGAGGGTTAATTGCGGCCCTGGGCGATCGCATTGGTACGAAAGTAGGTAAAGCTCGGTTAAGATTATTTAATCTACGACCCAAACAAACGGCGATTGTAGTATCTATTGTTACAGGTATATCGATTTCCGCTTCTACCTTGGGAATACTATTCGCCCTTAGTGCTTCTTTGCGTCAAGGGATATTTCAGTTAGATGAAATTCTTAACCGTCGTCGGGAAGTGGAAGAGGAGTTGGCCCAGGTGACGGAAGAAAAAAGCAGGGTAGCAAAGGATTTGGAGGAAGCCCAACAGCGTCAAGAGGAAGCCAGAAATATTTTACTCAGCACAGAGCAAGAATTAACAGATACTCAGGAGTTATTGGACGAAATATATGAGCAAACCCAAAGTTTAGCGGCGGAGGTACAAGCCATTGAGCAGGAAAGGGCAACTCTATTAGAAGAAAAAAATAATATTCAAGAAGAAAGTGTTGCTTTACAGACACAAATTAGAGAGAAAGATCAAGAACTTAGTTTAAGATTGGATGAAATTAGTGAGCAGGAAAAAGTGTTGGCGTTGCAGTCAACAACCCTACAAGAATTACAAAAACAACAGCAAGATTTACGGGCAGAAATTCAGTTTCGAGATAGGCAAATTAGCAGTTTAGACAGTGCGATCGCCCAGAGAGATCAAACATTAACAGAAAAAGAAGAATTATTATCTCAACTAGAAAGAGATCGTAAATTTTTTGAAAGAGAAATACAAGTATTAGAACAATATTATCGCACCTATCAAGACCTAAGAGAAAGACCGATCGCCCTAGTGAGAGGACAGCTAATAACTATTACTCTAGTTAAGGTTGAAGATAACACGAACCTAGAAGAATTAATCGATGGTGTCCTCAATGAAGCCAATAGGGGAGCCATGAGAATTTTAGGTTATGGAGAAGAATCATCCAGTAGAAGATTTGTACAAATAAGCACGGCTCAGGTGGAACAAATGCGAAGTCAACTAACTAAAAAAGGAGAGTATTTAATACAAATTTTAGCTGCAGGTAACTATGTTCAAGGAGAAGAAGCCGTCAGAATTTTTACCGATGTTTCACCTAATGAAACAGTCTATCAAAAGAATGAAATAATAGCACTATCCGCCATAGAATCCGATGATATATCTAATAATAATGTCCAGGAAAAACTAGACTTTCTTCTCTCAGTAACTCAATTTAGAGCAAGACAGCAGGGAGTATTGGGGCGCATTGTCATCGGTGATGGACAACTGATTTCCCTCGTAAACTTTATTCAGGAGTTAGAAGGCTCTAATCAAGGAGTGGATGAAATTAGGGCGGTTGCTAGTAATACTACCTATAGTTCTGGCCCTTTACAAGTTAATCTATTGGTTATGTATCAAGGGCAAGAAATTATGAGACTTTAG
- a CDS encoding IS5 family transposase has translation MYIRTNQILCSVSDFKIQEDFHLDENNRWVIMSEIIPWLEYEEEYASIFEEKIGAPAKSFRVALGSLL, from the coding sequence ATGTACATTAGAACAAATCAAATACTTTGTTCAGTATCAGATTTTAAAATCCAAGAAGATTTTCATCTAGATGAAAATAATCGTTGGGTAATAATGAGTGAAATAATTCCATGGTTAGAATACGAAGAAGAATATGCAAGTATTTTTGAGGAAAAAATAGGAGCACCAGCCAAATCATTTAGAGTGGCATTGGGTTCATTATTATAG
- a CDS encoding IS982 family transposase, producing the protein MSSLDELFCHVDDWAQTFEPLFQKQLLSSGVGKRIEPIWYLVEY; encoded by the coding sequence ATGTCTAGTTTAGATGAATTATTCTGCCATGTCGATGATTGGGCTCAAACATTTGAGCCTTTATTTCAAAAACAACTTTTATCGAGTGGAGTTGGGAAACGTATAGAACCCATTTGGTATCTAGTAGAATATTGA
- the yeaZ gene encoding tRNA threonylcarbamoyl adenosine modification protein YeaZ yields the protein MKATLALHTTSPELGISLVDNQGKKKSQTWNLGRDLGRQLHLILADFITPLTWQDFKFIAVAKGPGSFTSTRIGVVTAKTIAQQLNIPVYGVSTLKSLAWQEAQIKKSEIVLVQMRANNDEVFGGIYKVKNNLNLCSVVDDKLYKNAEWETMVKDYQKQYNKSCSLVVGEQNLGQNSDNVLSLANIEYEQEMLNGVFSSWETLIPFYQ from the coding sequence ATGAAAGCAACACTTGCTCTACACACCACTAGCCCAGAATTAGGTATTAGCCTTGTGGATAATCAAGGTAAAAAAAAGTCTCAAACATGGAATTTAGGCAGAGATTTAGGAAGGCAATTACATCTAATATTAGCTGACTTTATCACTCCTTTAACATGGCAAGATTTTAAATTTATTGCAGTGGCAAAAGGGCCAGGAAGTTTTACAAGTACCAGAATAGGAGTTGTTACAGCAAAAACTATCGCTCAACAGTTAAATATTCCTGTTTATGGAGTTTCTACTCTCAAATCCTTAGCATGGCAAGAGGCACAAATTAAAAAGTCTGAAATAGTTTTAGTGCAAATGAGAGCTAATAATGATGAGGTTTTTGGTGGCATTTATAAGGTCAAAAATAATTTAAATTTGTGCAGTGTAGTAGATGATAAATTATATAAAAATGCTGAATGGGAAACCATGGTGAAAGATTATCAGAAACAATATAACAAAAGTTGTTCTTTAGTGGTCGGTGAGCAAAATTTAGGACAAAATAGTGACAATGTTTTGAGTTTAGCTAATATTGAATATGAGCAGGAGATGTTGAATGGTGTTTTTTCTTCTTGGGAAACTTTAATACCTTTTTATCAGTAG